From the Psilocybe cubensis strain MGC-MH-2018 chromosome 9, whole genome shotgun sequence genome, one window contains:
- a CDS encoding Mitochondrial 37S ribosomal protein S27 — MASVPPSRLQALTKLRCSIFQTTYNPDSLRTGAKYLRARLRGPSLVGYYPERVNISQIVRSYRNRLEMVDDDEEERLQDVIERRRRGKGAPPKAKKGAYCDRLNLTVI, encoded by the coding sequence ATGGCTTCGGTGCCGCCTTCTCGGTTGCAGGCACTCACGAAACTTCGATGCAGCATTTTCCAGACAACATATAACCCAGACAGCCTGCGAACGGGCGCGAAATATTTGCGGGCGCGTTTAAGAGGCCCTTCTCTGGTTGGCTACTACCCTGAACGCGTCAATATTTCACAAATTGTTCGATCATACCGCAATAGACTGGAAATGGtggatgacgacgaggaggagcgTTTGCAGGATGTCATAGAGAGACGCAGGAGAGGAAAGGGTGCACCGCCAAAGGCTAAGAAGGGTGCGTACTGTGATAGACTCAATTTGACTGTTATTTGA
- a CDS encoding Plasma membrane proteolipid 3, whose translation MVRSSDVLLILVAILFPPAAAAIVTGCSCDLLINILLTILGYIPGHIHAFWLIYKKMQAEERYGNGGFVYVGNGQYQPLYQNNGPAQAPYYGATVGEGEKKF comes from the exons ATGGTTAGATCCTCAGACGTTCTCCTTATCTTG GTAGCCATTCTTTTCCCCCCAGCAGCTGCGGCAATTGTTACAGGATGCAGCTGTGATTTGCTCATCAACATCCTATTGACCAT CCTTGGATACATTCCTGGTCATATTCACGCTTTCTGGCTTATCTACAAGAAGATGCAGGCTGAAGAGCGTTACGGCAATGGCGGTTTCGTAT ATGTCGGAAATGGTCAATATCAACCATTGTATCAGAACAACGGCCCCGCCCAAGCGCCCTATTATGGGGCGACCG TCGGAGAAGGCGAGAAGAAGTTTTAA